The sequence ATCTCTGGGGAAGTTATACTGTGCGAAGGTATGTCAAAAGACACCTTTGAAAACATCGCCTTCTCGCTTGCTTTTATAGAGAGTGACCGAGACGCTGAAATCACGATAGTCACTCATTGGCAACACGCCCTACGGTTTTGGGCAACCTTGCGGTTTGGATATAGGGATTGTGTCGCCAGCGTAATACCGATGTGGTATTGGGTGAATCTGAAAGATTTCACTCTGGAATGGGCGATGCTTCTTGTTCATCTATTGGATCCGAGAGGCAAATGCTTCATTGCTCAATGGAATAGAAGACGACGCTCATTTTTCATTTGAGCCATTCAAAACTGATCGGCATACTATCATGCGAGGTCAGTTTTTTTGTCTTCCTAATACTATGATTCCA is a genomic window of bacterium containing:
- a CDS encoding YdcF family protein gives rise to the protein MKYLLIPSCEVARRDKLSGTTTERRLKRGISLWKSGGFDRIIVSGGICFPPDVQTLSMAFLMFSWLKERGISGEVILCEGMSKDTFENIAFSLAFIESDRDAEITIVTHWQHALRFWATLRFGYRDCVASVIPMWYWVNLKDFTLEWAMLLVHLLDPRGKCFIAQWNRRRRSFFI